The DNA region GATCAATAGAACAATAACTATGGCACCTAATGAATATCTCATCTCAATTATCTGGAGCTCCATCATCGATCCACTGCTGTATCATGTCGCGCTCGCACTGGGGGAGTTGATTACCGTTATAAGGCATGGGTACATAACCAGGTTCTGCATTGAGGACCTCTATCAAATAGTTATTGTCCACCAAGAATCTGACCTCATCGTAATTGGTCAAGGATAGATTTGCCTCTGGATCGGTCCCACTATGGCACCCTTCACATTTGTTCTGAATCAGTGGGAAGACCGTTCCTGAGAAAGATACCTCTGGATAATCACAATTGACGCAACCGTTATTTGGAGCACCTTGCTCTATCCATTGTCCGATCAGATCGATCTGCTCTTGAGAAAGTGGAGCCTCTGATGGAGGAGGCATGATCTTATCCGGATCGGTCTCGGTGATCAGCTCATAGATATCACCCTCATCCGTATCGAAGGGGACCAGCTCTCCAGAACCCAGTATGTTGCTGTAGCTATCCAGCACGATTCCATCCTCGGCCGTAGCAGCATCATGACAGCCACTCAGTGCGCAGCTCGACTGGAATAATGGGAGGATCTGATTGGAGAAATACACGCTATCTGCATCGCATTCTTGTGCTATTGTAGTTCCTCCCTCTGGAGGAATCACTTCTGGAACCAATGGCTCATGCTTACATGCACAGAGAGAGAGTACAGAGAGGCAGATCAAGATTCGGACTGACCACATTCTATCGATAAAGTTAATAGAATGCACATCTAGCACTCATCCGATGTATGACACATCCTTGGCAGCCTGCACTACGTCACTGATCTGCGGGAGGGCTTCTTCGATCAATGGCATCGAGAATGCAAATGGTGTATCCGACATACATAATCTGCGAATGGGTGCATCCAGATAATCGAATGCGTGTCGCTGTACGCGATAGCTGATCTCCGTACTGACCGAACTCACTGGATGACTCTCCTCCAAAATGATGAGTCGATTGGTCTTCTTCACGGACTCTACTATAGTGTCTATATCCAATGGGCGGATGGTTCTTAGGTCGATCACCTCGGCACTGACCCCCTGCTTCTCAAGCTCCCCTGCTGCAGCGAGAGCTGTCTTCATGATCTTACCAAAAGAGACGATGGTCACATCGTCCCCTTGTTTCTTGACATCGGCCACTCCGATCGGAATCAGGTATTCTCCTTCGGGAATCTCCCCTGTATCACCGTACATACGCTCTGACTCCATAACGATCACGGGATCATCATCACGGATAGCTGACTTCAACAATCCCTTGGCATCTGCTGGATTGGATGGGGTGACCACCTTCAGTCCAGGCCAATGGGAATACATGGACTCAAAGCTCTGAGAATGGGTAGCGGCCAACTGACCTGCTTGTCCGTTAGGCCCTCTGAAT from Flavobacteriales bacterium includes:
- a CDS encoding pyruvate dehydrogenase complex E1 component subunit beta — translated: MREVQFREAVCEAMSEEMRRDKNVFLLGEEVAEYNGAYKASKGMLDEFGPERVIDTPIAELGFAGIAVGAAMNGLRPIVEFMTWNFAILAADQIINCAAKMLQMSGGQFHVPIVFRGPNGQAGQLAATHSQSFESMYSHWPGLKVVTPSNPADAKGLLKSAIRDDDPVIVMESERMYGDTGEIPEGEYLIPIGVADVKKQGDDVTIVSFGKIMKTALAAAGELEKQGVSAEVIDLRTIRPLDIDTIVESVKKTNRLIILEESHPVSSVSTEISYRVQRHAFDYLDAPIRRLCMSDTPFAFSMPLIEEALPQISDVVQAAKDVSYIG